tacaaaaatatttatttgaacaaataactaaaagtacaaattctcataaatacaagtaacaattatcgtgaacaaatgtaataatttagaaacattacattatattatatcaatagttacttttttttacgacaatgattatttgaataaaagtaataattattataaacaaatgtaatatttgttcacgataattctGAGTTTGATTCAAAGGGGTttgattatttgattcattGATTTCATGTGAATTGAAATATATTGAAGTGGGTTTGATTCTTTGATTTCATAtgaattttaattgattttgattCGCTtaaattatacatatcaataattatttttatacatattaataattatcTTTTCTACAATAacaattatttgataaaataactaaatgtaatgtttctaaataattacatttgttcacgataattattacttttatttatgagaatttgtacttttagtcatttgatcaaataattatttgtgtaaGCAAAAGTAATAGtacttttagggtttagtattccatATTTAGGATTTAGTATTCCGTatttaggtttaaaaaatattgaatgatggttaatactaatattcacataagtatacatttatgcatggaaatgtatatcttaaataaataaaagtaaatatttgaGTTTATTATtgagtgtttagggtttagtattccctattAGGGTCTAGTATTCAGTGCTTAGgatttacaaaatattgaatgatggtttattacttatattcacataagtatacatttaagcatggaaatgtatatcttagataaaataaaagtaaatattgtaatttggatttattattgaatggctagggtttattattgaatatgactagggtttagtattcaaggtttagggtttagtattccctatttagggtttagtattccgtgtttaagtttaaaaaatattgaatgctgattaatactaatattcacataagtatacatttatgcatGGAATGCGGACTCCCGCATGCAAGTCGAGCCCAAAAAAATTTTGCCTCTCAAAAATTTATAGGATGATATCTTTAAATCATTTCTTGTAATTTGaggattaattaatcaaattcgATGGTTTATAATGAAAtcgaaaaattacaataatttgctactccctccgtcccaccattttagtcccctcccacttttcacacatattaagaaaatgcatttaatttttatgtttttatcttttatacccttatttattattttcacacattcttttcacatttaaatgaaacattaaataaggttaatttagtaaaaacaatatttttatataatattaattagaaaagtgaactatctttttgggacatctcaaaatggaataatggactaaaatggtgggacggagggagtataagtttgGTGATTTAGATTTTATTATTAGTTGTTGGCTGTGAGATTTCCATTATACGGCGCACAGACAATTTGAGATGTACAAAATGAGATTCCTATGAAAGGTCAATTTGGTCATTCCACATATTCCCTCCCGCCCCTTTGCCCACGACCACCCCACTTTCCTCTTTAATAATTTCATTTTCCATATAATATTGTTTCTATATAATAAAactcaattttgaaaaaaaaaaaaaaaaaaacgaaaaaagagaaaagtaaAAAATGTAATTTGCATGATCCGCCGAGATCCTGGGCGTGtgtatatataggggtgggaaGTTGATCGACACTCCTCGCTTCTCGCTACTCAATCCCATTTCTTGGTCTAAATCATTTCCTCTCTCTTTCATTCATTACAGTTTCCTCTTGTTTTCAAGAGGGaatattttgttttttgaattctttttccttttttatccTCTGGTGAATCTGATCCAAATAACAGCGAGATGTAAGTTTTCCCGAGATCCCATTTGCTTGGTTTCTGCTCCTATGTGCTAGATCTACCATTTTCTTTTCAATTCAATGCATTTGTTTTGTTGCGTTATGTTGTGTTGATTTCAGATttaaataatgtaatttcatatGTCTATGCGCTTTGTTTACTTTAGGTGTTGTTTTAAGTTTGTGCTTGCTGATCAGTAATGTTTGATTTCATTGGATCCTGAAAGTTGAGTTAATGATTTTGTTGTTTGATTTGGGAATAGTTAacttaattatgtttaattgTTTCCTAGTAGGGAAATGTGTTGCGCTTAATGATCCAGACTTAGATTTTCTCTACATTGCGAGAAGCTgatgatattttttttgtgatttttgcGAAAATTGTTTGTTCTTGATAGATCTACAGATAGAAAAACTTGATCTTGATAGCTTAATTTTGTCATTTAGGTTTGTAGTTGATTTGATTGATTCTAAGCCTTGATTTATGCAGAATCCCCGGTTAAAATGTCGACGTTCACGCCCAAGAATATCCTAATTACCGGGGCTGCCGGATTCATTGCATCACATGTTGCGAATAGGCTAGTTCGAAACTACCCTGAGTATAAGATCATTGTTCTTGACAAACTCGATTACTGTTCCAGTCTCAAAAATCTGAATCCATCCAGCTCTTCTCCCAACTTCAAGTTTGTTAAGGGAGACATTGGTAGTGCTGACCTCGTGAACTACCTTCTCATCACTGAGAATATCGATACTATTATGCATTTTGCTGCCCAGACTCATGTTGATAATTCATTCGGCAACAGCTTTGAGTTCACCAAGAACAACATCTATGGCACCCATGTTCTTTTGGAGGCCTGCAAGGTTACTGGTCAGATCAGGAGGTTTATCCATGTCAGCACTGATGAGGTGTATGGGGAGACTGATGAGGATGCTGTTGTTGGCAACCATGAGGCCTCGCAGCTGCTTCCCACGAACCCTTACTCAGCAACCAAGGCAGGGGCGGAGATGCTTGTCATGGCTTACGGCAGATCTTATGGTTTGCCTGTGATCACCACTCGCGGGAACAATGTTTATGGTCCGAATCAGTTCCCTGAGAAGTTGATTCCCAAGTTTATCCTCTTGGCCTTGAGAGGACAGACTCTTCCCATTCATGGCGATGGCTGTAATGTGCGCAGTTATCTTTACTGTGAGGATGTTGCAGAGGCATTTGAAGTAGTCCTCCACAAGGGAGAAGTGGGCCATGTCTACAACATAGGGACGAAGAAGGAGAGGAGGGTCATCGATGTTGCCCAAGACATATGCAAGCTGTTTAACAAAGATGCTGACAAGAGCATTCAGTTTGTGGAGAACAGGCCATTCAACGATCAGAGGTATTTCCTTGACGACGAGAAGCTGAAGCATTTGGGTTGGTCTGAGAGGACCACTTGGGAAGACGGCTTGAGAAAGACGATGGAGTGGTACATCAGCAACCCTGACTGGTGGGGTGATGTCTCTGGTGCTCTGATACCTCATCCTAGAATGCTGCTGATGCCTGGTGGTGCGGAAAGAGTTTCTGAGGACTCCGAATCTGGATTATCTGGTAACCCTAACCAGACCAAGATGTCGGTTCCTTCTGCCAAAAACAGCGCTTCTCCTCCCAAACCAGGATTCAAGTTCTTGATCTATGGTAGGACAGGGTGGATTGGCGGTTTGCTTGGGAAGTTGTGTGAGAAACAAGGGATCCCTTACGAATATGGAAAGGGGCGTTTACAGGATCGTGCTTCACTTTTGGCAGATATTGCTGCAGTTAAACCTACTCATGTGTTCAATGCCGCTGGTGTAACTGGTAGACCCAATGTTGATTGGTGTGAATCTCACAAGACAGAGACAATCCGTACCAACGTTGTTGGTACATTGACTCTTGCAGATGTCTGCAGAGAGCAAGGTCTTCTGGTGATGAACTATGCAACTGGTTGTATATTCGAGTATGATGCTGCACACCCCGAAGGTTCTGGAATCGGGTTTAAGGAAGAAGACACACCCAATTTTGCTGGTTCATACTATTCTAAGACCAAGGCCATGGTAATCTTAACCATTTTATCTTTAAAGCTGTCTGAACACTGCAATCTGCGCTCAACATTAGCAGCATTACATATCTCATTCTGTTTATATTATGATTCTTAATGTATTTTCTGCAGGTAGAAGATCTCTTGAAAGAGTTCGACAACGTATGCACCCTAAGAGTCCGGATGCCAATATCTTCCGACCTTGAGAATCCACGCAATTTCATCACAAAGATTTCTCGGTATAATAAGGTGGTGAACATTCCCAACAGCATGACAGTCTTGGACGAGCTTCTTCCAATCTCAATTGAGATGGCCAAGCGAAACCTCCGGGGCATATGGAACTTCACAAACCCTGGCGTCGTCAGCCACAACGAGATCCTGGAAATGTACAAGAAGTACATCAAGCCAGATTTCAAATGGAGCAACTTCACACTGGAAGAGCAAGCCAAGGTGATCGTTGCTGCTAGAAGTAACAACGAGATGGACGCCTCCAAGCTGAAAAAGGAGTTCCCCGAGCTGCTATCCATCAAGGAGTCGTTGATCAAGTACGTTTTCGAGCCCAACAAGAAAACCTCTGCTGCTTGAGCATTCTGCAAATTTGTATACCTGTGGCCATACATTACATATTGTATTAGTTATTACTACTGCACTTGTTGTTACTCTTAATTATATGTTAGTTTTTCTagctaatatttttatattttagagTGTACAACTCTGAGATTGGTTAATTTACAGTTTGATCAACGCCTTTGGTTTAAGTTGGTCGTGCGTGTTTGTGAGTGTAACATTCTTCAGCTATCTTATTAAATAAATGGACGTCCTACCCTTTTCATATTCTTCATCCTCTTCATTTAACTCAAGACCAAATTCTGATATAGAAAGGAATCTATCAAATTCTGATAAGTTTGAAAGGTGAAAACGTAACAAAAACCAAGGGAAACAAAAGCGTAGAGAGTATTAGCAACTCTTTAACTAGAAAAACTAACTATTctaatctatctatctatatatatataatagcaaaattaATCATATGCTACATGGCAtcatataatcacttcattctaatttacTTAAATTctgattcattctttttttttttaatttttaatcaattttcatatctaaaatctattaaatatctaaaaatcattatattaatattctaCACCTTTGGAATATTGGGTTAATCATTTACATCTTCTTATATATAATACGATTATGAGTCCAATTCTATGTgattttttctctattttttgtgcttatttttctaaattctcATGGCTTTGACTtattaatcaatttatttatcttaaatccCACATCAAAATTTTAACAAACTTCACCAATTGTAGTCATGTATTTATTAGGATCAGTGAATTctctaataattaaatttgaccAATTAATTAGTTGgttaaataaatagttatactttttttttatcactatACGAGTTTGGGAAGAGGACaagcaataaaattattttttaataagatATGAAATGAGTACGAgtatataaattctaaacattCTTCGTAAGTTGTATAATTTCCTAAAATGTGAAATTGAAtgatacgagttttaagaaatattcaGTTGATAGTTGTTGAGTAGAGAAAGGTACCGACCACTTTTGAATTGTGAGGTTATTAATTGTAGTTCTTAATTATAGAGAAAGGTACCagtcacttttattatttatatatatttggaaAAAGAGTTACTCTCTTTCATATGTTTGTCAGTTTGGACGGgcgaataattaaaattatttttaaatcgaGTTTGGCACgagtaaaaatatataagttttaaacgaatgcataaattatatagtttttattattcataatatttattgttaaCACACACGTATAAATGTTCAAAAATccacatttattttttgtggaagACTTCACTAATtgtaaaatctaaataaaagatTATCTATATGCTtacgtgattttttttttgttaatgtttattttgaaatgttatgagtttttattgagataaattatcttatatttgattatttagatatttaataaatttaagcaTATTTGGGTAACCGGTGAATATTACTATTATGAATTTAGAATGAGAATGagtagtaaaattatttttaattgaatttaaaacgaat
The genomic region above belongs to Salvia miltiorrhiza cultivar Shanhuang (shh) chromosome 5, IMPLAD_Smil_shh, whole genome shotgun sequence and contains:
- the LOC130986850 gene encoding trifunctional UDP-glucose 4,6-dehydratase/UDP-4-keto-6-deoxy-D-glucose 3,5-epimerase/UDP-4-keto-L-rhamnose-reductase RHM1, which codes for MSTFTPKNILITGAAGFIASHVANRLVRNYPEYKIIVLDKLDYCSSLKNLNPSSSSPNFKFVKGDIGSADLVNYLLITENIDTIMHFAAQTHVDNSFGNSFEFTKNNIYGTHVLLEACKVTGQIRRFIHVSTDEVYGETDEDAVVGNHEASQLLPTNPYSATKAGAEMLVMAYGRSYGLPVITTRGNNVYGPNQFPEKLIPKFILLALRGQTLPIHGDGCNVRSYLYCEDVAEAFEVVLHKGEVGHVYNIGTKKERRVIDVAQDICKLFNKDADKSIQFVENRPFNDQRYFLDDEKLKHLGWSERTTWEDGLRKTMEWYISNPDWWGDVSGALIPHPRMLLMPGGAERVSEDSESGLSGNPNQTKMSVPSAKNSASPPKPGFKFLIYGRTGWIGGLLGKLCEKQGIPYEYGKGRLQDRASLLADIAAVKPTHVFNAAGVTGRPNVDWCESHKTETIRTNVVGTLTLADVCREQGLLVMNYATGCIFEYDAAHPEGSGIGFKEEDTPNFAGSYYSKTKAMVEDLLKEFDNVCTLRVRMPISSDLENPRNFITKISRYNKVVNIPNSMTVLDELLPISIEMAKRNLRGIWNFTNPGVVSHNEILEMYKKYIKPDFKWSNFTLEEQAKVIVAARSNNEMDASKLKKEFPELLSIKESLIKYVFEPNKKTSAA